The proteins below come from a single Bactrocera dorsalis isolate Fly_Bdor chromosome 5, ASM2337382v1, whole genome shotgun sequence genomic window:
- the LOC105228015 gene encoding peroxisomal N(1)-acetyl-spermine/spermidine oxidase: protein MTHIRWCTRQLLNIQCTHVAWPTLSHTLVSAIATTINTLDRISTTAGGVSYDNDQVTVPIVSCSANADFIRRVCDKTLAKRTANRNRACKEIVSYDLSEIIRSKKKVHDATDKNKSICQRLEAKSTTTTSGQKTTKVKSMKSARVVIIGAGAAGIAAATKLLQSGFENVLLLEAENRYGGRVHTIPFADNVVDLGAQWCHGEKGNVIFETVRNLDMLQPTGDIYDDYKCVRSNKEVLSETVANTLKSVAFNLIPERQEGLKGYEGSLGTYLTEAFWRDLQQSPEIDKTVAREFFENYKKFESSIEASDHLFEVSGQGHLEYWVCEGDLLLNWKDKGFRSFLRLLMQAKKDETATDNMGLLNKRIQFNARVQNIEWRTKSADVRIRLWNGELIEADHVICTVSLGVLKENHKEMFTPALPLAKCRAIDGLKLGTVDKFFLEFTEPFAPVDWSGFCFLWRDDDLAELRNSEYFWLESVFGFYRVSCQPRILQGWIIGPHARHMETLPEAEVLKALLWLFKKFFTLEVPRPLRFLRTRWYTNPNFRGSYTFRSVYADELRAGGWDLAAPLTADSDGKPLLQFAGEATHTHFYSTVHGAVESGWREAQRLITYYLGRTSQL, encoded by the coding sequence atGACACACATACGCTGGTGCACCCGCCAGTTGCTGAATATTCAATGCACTCACGTAGCATGGCCAACGCTCTCACACACGCTCGTGAGCGCTATCGCCACCACTATCAACACCCTCGACCGGATTAGCACAACAGCTGGTGGTGTGAGCTACGACAATGACCAAGTGACGGTGCCAATAGTTAGTTGTTCAGCAAACGCCGATTTTATAAGACGTGTGTGTGACAAAACGCTCGCTAAACGCACAGCTAACCGAAATAGAGCGTGCAAAGAGATAGTTTCATACGATTTAAGTGAGATAATACGAAGCAAAAAGAAAGTGCACGACGCCACTGACAAAAACAAGAGCATTTGCCAGCGGCTAGAAGCTAAGTCAACTACAAcgacaagcggacaaaagacaaCAAAGGTGAAATCAATGAAATCTGCGCGTGTTGTAATTATTGGCGCCGGCGCTGCTGGTATAGCTGCAGCCACAAAGCTCCTACAGTCGGGATTCGAAAATGTTCTGCTGCTCGAGGCTGAAAATCGTTATGGCGGACGCGTACACACGATACCCTTTGCGGATAACGTAGTCGACTTGGGCGCACAATGGTGTCACGGTGAAAAAGGTAATGTTATTTTTGAGACGGTTCGCAATTTGGATATGCTGCAGCCAACAGGTGACATATACGATGACTACAAATGCGTGCGTTCCAACAAGGAAGTGCTTTCCGAAACAGTGGCAAATACGCTTAAGTCGGTCGCCTTTAATTTGATACCCGAACGACAGGAGGGCTTGAAGGGCTACGAAGGCTCTTTAGGCACATATCTTACAGAAGCATTTTGGCGCGATTTGCAACAGTCGCCGGAAATTGATAAGACTGTGGCGCGTGAGTTCTTCGAAAACTACAAGAAATTCGAAAGTTCAATTGAAGCGTCGGATCACCTATTCGAAGTTTCCGGCCAAGGTCATCTCGAATATTGGGTATGTGAAGGAGATCTACTGCTAAACTGGAAAGATAAAGGTTTTCGCAGTTTTCTGCGTCTACTAATGCAAGCGAAGAAGGATGAAACAGCAACGGACAATATGGGTTTGCTAAACAAGCGCATACAATTCAATGCGCGCGTTCAAAACATTGAATGGCGAACAAAAAGCGCTGACGTGCGCATACGTCTTTGGAACGGTGAATTAATCGAGGCGGATCATGTCATCTGCACCGTATCTTTGGGTGTGCTCAAAGAAAACCACAAGGAAATGTTTACACCAGCATTACCGCTGGCTAAGTGCCGCGCCATTGACGGTCTCAAATTGGGTACCGTCGACAAGTTTTTCCTAGAATTCACTGAACCTTTTGCACCAGTCGATTGGTCGGGcttttgttttctttggcgCGACGACGATTTGGCGGAATTGCGTAACTCTGAGTACTTTTGGTTGGAGAGCGTGTTCGGCTTTTATCGTGTCTCCTGCCAACCGCGCATACTACAAGGTTGGATTATCGGACCACACGCGCGTCATATGGAAACTCTCCCCGAAGCTGAGGTACTTAAAGCATTGCTTTGGCTCTTCAAGAAATTCTTCACACTTGAGGTTCCGCGGCCATTGAGATTTCTACGCACACGCTGGTATACGAATCCCAATTTCCGTGGTAGTTATACATTCCGTTCTGTGTATGCCGACGAGCTGCGCGCAGGTGGTTGGGATTTAGCCGCACCACTTACCGCCGACAGCGACGGTAAACCGTTGTTACAATTCGCTGGCGAAGCGACGCATACACATTTCTACTCGACGGTGCATGGCGCGGTGGAGAGTGGTTGGCGGGAAGCGCAACGCTTGATTACCTACTACCTGGGACGCACTTCACAACTGTGA
- the LOC105228017 gene encoding polycomb group protein Pc codes for MGSSDDRVYAAERIIQKRVRKGVLEYRVKWKGWNQRYNTWEPEVNILDRRLIEIYEQSNRSSNTPSKRGGKRKEKTHDPEPESEEDEYTFTGDDVDINQASTSSAALSNNNHHHHHHHHDKEKDKDKKREHSHHHHHRSHSPHTDGQRDTNSGNKRHTYTSTSASVSAAVVAAAVASNSALNFIPEADSNSSSSEDQPLSRKEVTSMGTKRKAEVLKESGKIGVTIKTSPDGPPPPKQHCGSGSLDTATSISTPLKSETEPLSPETPASRPEQATPAEKNAALHQHCNATAASNADDDDSSSQADSQTDNNHAAAHNKGTGDDGAASPKRNGHVTEQQQRQSALAPLSPKALPPRFWLPNKCNISDKVVITDVTVNLETVTIRECKTERGFFRERELKSSGMKTESDSAA; via the exons ATGGGAAGTTCGGATGACCGCGTTTACGCGGCGGAGCGGATAATACAGAAACGCGTTAGAAAG GGTGTTTTAGAATACCGCGTAAAATGGAAAGGTTGGAATCAGCGATATAATACTTGGGAACCAGAGGTTAATATACTTGATCGTCGGCTTATTGAAATATACGAACAAAGTAATCGTTCGTCTAACACACCATCAAAACGAGGAGGAAAGCGTAAGGAAAAAACGCATGATCCTGAACCAGAATCTGAGGAGGATGAGTATACCTTCACTGGGGATGATGTAGATATAAATCAAGCATCTACTTCATCCGCTGCATTATCCAATAacaatcatcatcatcatcaccaccACCATGACAAAGAAAAGGATAAAGATAAAAAACGTGAGCACTCCCATCACCATCATCATCGCTCGCATTCGCCACATACAGATGGGCAGCGTGATACTAACAGTGGTAATAAGCGTCACACCTATACCTCGACGTCGGCGTCAGTGtcggctgctgttgttgcagcagCTGTTGCTTCCAATTCCGCTTTAAATTTCATTCCCGAGGCTGATTCTAATTCATCCAGTTCTGAAGATCAGCCCTTAAGTCGTAAGGAGGTCACTTCTATGGGTACAAAACGTAAAGCTGAGGTGTTAAAGGAATCCGGTAAAATAGGTGTCACTATAAAAACCTCACCGGATGGACCACCGCCACCTAAACAACATTGTGGTAGTGGCAGTTTAGACACAGCTACATCAATATCGACGCCGCTTAAGTCTGAAACTGAACCGCTATCACCAGAAACACCAGCATCACGACCAGAACAAGCAACACCCGCAGAAAAGAACGCAGCTTTGCACCAGCATTGTAATGCCACAGCAGCGTCGAATGCAGACGATGATGATTCATCATCACAAGCAGATAGTCAAACGGATAATAATCATGCGGCAGCACATAACAAGGGAACGGGCGATGATGGCGCTGCTTCACCAAAGCGTAACGGACACGTTACtgaacaacaacagcgacaaagTGCTTTGGCGCCCCTTTCGCCGAAGGCATTGCCACCACGTTTCTGGTTgccaaataaatgtaatatctCCGATAAAGTGGTGATCACAGATGTTACCGTAAATTTAGAGACTGTCACCATAAGAGAATGCAAAACAGAGCGTGGTTTCTTTAGAGAACGTGAACTAAAGTCTAGTGGCATGAAAACAGAATCGGATTCTGCTGCATAA